The Palaemon carinicauda isolate YSFRI2023 chromosome 7, ASM3689809v2, whole genome shotgun sequence DNA window GAAATTATGAATTATTGTTTCTGTACCTGCAGTGGTGTTGTGTGCGTAGTGGGGTTAACGCAATGCTGATAAGCTTGTCTGTGATTTTTCTGCACTTGGTAAatatcctaaaaatatatatatatatatatatatatatatatatatatatatatatatatatatatatatatatatatatatattatgtgtatatatatatatatatatatatatatttatatatatatatatatatatatatattatatatatatatatatatatatatatatatatatatatatatatatatataattccgaagCCTATACACTCACATCCATCGTTAATATACACCTCGTCTTTCACCAATGTAAGCGATAACTAAACAAACATTGATTTAAATTTCAACGAAGCAACCCTCTgaatggaaatgaataaatgataacaGTAAATAAACGCCACCGAGCGCACGTGAGCATTCAATCTCATAAGAACGCCAATCATAACGTGAAAGCATCTATCCAGGTGTTCCAGCATCCAGGCATCCATTCAGGTGTTCCAGCATCCAGGCATTCATCCAGGTGTTCCAGCATCCAGGCATTCATCCAGGTGTTCCAGCATCCAGGTATCCATCCAGGTGTTTCAGCATCCACCCAGGTGTTCCAGCATCCATCCAGGTGCTCCAGCATCCAAGCATCTACCCAGATGTTCCAGCATCCAAGCATCCACCCAGGGGTTCCAGCATCCAGTTATCCATTCAGGTGTTCCAGCATCCAGGCATTCATCCAGGTGTTCCAGCATCCATCCAGGTGCTCCAGCATCCAAGCATCCACCCAGGAGTTCCAGCATCCAAGCATCCACCCAGGTGTTCCAGCATCCAGGCATCCATTCAGGTGTTCCAGCATCCAGGCATTCATCCAGGTGTTCCAGCATCCAGGCATTCATCCAGGTGTTCCAGCATCCAGGTAGCCATCCAGGTGTTTCAGCATCCACCCAGGTGTTCCAGCATCCATCCAGGTGCTCCAGCATCCAAGCATCTACCCAGATGTTCCAGCATCCAAGCATCCACCCAGTGTTCCAGCATCCAAGCATCCACCCAGGTGTTCCAACATCCAAGCATCCACCCAGGTGTTCCAGCATCCAGGCATCCATCCAGGTGTTCCAGCATCCAGGAATTCATCCAGGTGTTCCAGCATCCACCCAGGTGTTCCAGCATCCATCCAGGTGCTCCAGCATCCAAGCATCTACCAGATGTTCCAGCATCCAAGCATCCACCCAGGTGTTCCAGCATCCAGTTATCCATTCAGGTGTTCCAGCATCCAGGCATTTATCCAGGTGTTCCAGCATCCAGGCATTCATCAGGTGTTCCAGCATCCATCCAGGTGCTCCAGCATCCAAGC harbors:
- the LOC137643767 gene encoding zinc finger protein 23-like, with protein sequence MLCFGTGCRKNLLYSLYVVPRNHAVTSYHAEPYGVPASRHPFRCSSIQAFIQVFQHPGIHPGVPASRYPSRCFSIHPGVPASIQVLQHPSIYPDVPASKHPPRGSSIQLSIQVFQHPGIHPGVPASIQVLQHPSIHPGVPASKHPPRCSSIQASIQVFQHPGIHPGVPASRHSSRCSSIQVAIQVFQHPPRCSSIHPGAPASKHLPRCSSIQASTQCSSIQASTQVFQHPSIHPGVPASRHPSRCSSIQEFIQVFQHPPRCSSIHPGAPASKHLPDVPASKHPPRCSSIQLSIQVFQHPGIYPGVPASRHSSGVPASIQVLQHPSIHPGVPASKHPPRCSGIQVSIQVFQHPGIHPGVPASTQVYPFRCSSIQVSIQVSSIHAFIQVFQHPPRCSSIHPGVPASKHPPRCSNIHPGVPAFRHPSRCSSLIQVFQHPSKCSSIHPSVPASIHVSQNPSSLYNVYKASRGLTAMAILLPALVAQPLQRLQSFQRANSHGYTVTCSRCTASTTFTKLPEG